A single window of Papio anubis isolate 15944 chromosome 8, Panubis1.0, whole genome shotgun sequence DNA harbors:
- the PKIA gene encoding cAMP-dependent protein kinase inhibitor alpha isoform X2: MKILKSLLCGYLVAMTDVETTYADFIASGRTGRRNAIHDILVSSASGNSNELALKLAGLDINKTEGEEDAQRSSTEQSGEAQGEAAKSES, from the exons TCCCTGCTATGTGGATATTTGGTAGCAATGACTGATGTGGAAACTACGTATGCAGATTTTATTGCCTCAGGAAGAACAGGTAGAAGAAATGCAATACATGATATCCTGGTTTCCTCTGCAAGTGGCAACAGCAATGAATTAGCCTTGAAATTAGCAGGTCTTGATATCAACAAGACAG aagGTGAAGAAGATGCACAACGAAGTTCTACAGAACAAAGTGGGGAAGCCCAGGGAGAAGCAGCAAAATCTGAAAGCTAA
- the PKIA gene encoding cAMP-dependent protein kinase inhibitor alpha isoform X3, with product MTDVETTYADFIASGRTGRRNAIHDILVSSASGNSNELALKLAGLDINKTEGEEDAQRSSTEQSGEAQGEAAKSES from the exons ATGACTGATGTGGAAACTACGTATGCAGATTTTATTGCCTCAGGAAGAACAGGTAGAAGAAATGCAATACATGATATCCTGGTTTCCTCTGCAAGTGGCAACAGCAATGAATTAGCCTTGAAATTAGCAGGTCTTGATATCAACAAGACAG aagGTGAAGAAGATGCACAACGAAGTTCTACAGAACAAAGTGGGGAAGCCCAGGGAGAAGCAGCAAAATCTGAAAGCTAA